The following are encoded in a window of Vespula pensylvanica isolate Volc-1 chromosome 2, ASM1446617v1, whole genome shotgun sequence genomic DNA:
- the LOC122637749 gene encoding protein krasavietz, protein MSQKIEKPILSGQRIKTRKRDEREKYDPTGFRDAILLGLEKTGNDLEAISKYLDSAGSKLDYRRYGEALFDILIAGGLLVPGGSIAQDGDKPVKTTACVFEQPEDMESMRNFEQVFIKLMRRYKYLEKMFEEEMKKVLVFMKGFSPKNRIKLARMTALWISNGSVPPIVLSVLINEHLVKDNLALDFLLEVFVTWKQEKGLPSLMTALKKGGIEGRLMEFVPPNKRTEEYFRSVFEAVGLADIVKLHKAQASQEAKRDLQQSLIDDLANKRSMKDIMLDVKEMAQRSGIPEHEVIGLIWSVVMTQAEWNKKEELVAEQAVKHLKMYTPLFDAFTCTAKSELALLLKVQEFCYENMCFMKVFQKIVLLFYKTDVISEEVILKWYKEGHSVKGKMLFLDQMKKFVEWLQNAEEESESGEED, encoded by the exons ATGAgtcaaaaaatagaaaaaccaATATTATCTGGTCAGCGCATAAAGACCAGAAAAAGAG atgaaagagaaaagtatgaTCCAACGGGTTTTCGAGATGCAATTTTACTTGGTCTGGAGAAAACTGGTAACGATTTAGAAGCAATTTCTAAGTATTTAGATTCAGCTGGCTCCAAGTTAGACTATCGTCGATACGGAGAGGCCTTATTTGACATCTTAATAGCTGGTGGCCTCCTTGTACCAGGAGGTTCTATAGCTCAAGATGGCGACAAGCCTGTTAAAACAACTGCCTGTGTTTTTGAACAACCAGAGGATATGGAATCTATGCGAAATTTTGAACAG GTCTTTATCAAGCTTATGCGGCGTTACAAGTACTTGGAAAAAATGTTTgaggaagaaatgaaaaaggtaTTAGTTTTTATGAAAGGGTTTTCACCTAAAAACAGAATCAAGTTAGCAAGAATGACAGCATTATGGATCTCTAATGGATCTGTACCACCCATTGTCCTTTCTGTTCTTATAAATGAGCATTTGGTTAAGGACAATTTAGCATTAGACTTTTTACTAGAAGTCTTTGTGACttggaaacaagaaaaaggtCTGCCTAGTTTAATGACTGCACTCAAGAAAGGTGGAATTGAAGGAAG gTTAATGGAATTTGTGCCACCAAATAAACGAAcagaagaatattttcgatctGTTTTTGAAGCTGTTGGTTTAGCTGATATAGTAAAGCTTCATAAAGCTCAGGCAAGTCAAGAAGCAAAGAGGGATTTACAACAGTCTCTTATAGATGATTTAGCTAACAAAAGATCTATGAAGGATATAATGTTAGATGTCAAAGAAATGGCACAAAGAAGTGGTATCCCTGAACATGAAGTGATTGGATTG ATTTGGAGCGTTGTAATGACTCAAGCTGaatggaataaaaaggaagaactgGTAGCTGAACAAGCAgtgaaacatttaaaaatgtatactccACTGTTTGATGCTTTTACATGCACTGCCAAATCTGAGCTTGCTCTCCTTCTTAAAGTCCAGGAGTTCTGTTATGAGAACATGTGCTTTATGAAAGTCTTCCAGAAGATCGTCTTACTCTTTTACAAaa CTGACGTAATATCAGAAGAAGTGATTCTGAAGTGGTACAAGGAGGGACACTCTGTCAAAGGAAAAATGCTCTTTTTGGaccaaatgaaaaaatttgtagAGTGGTTACAAAATGCTGAAGAAGAGTCAGAATCAGGAGAAGAGGATTAA
- the LOC122637748 gene encoding serine--tRNA ligase, mitochondrial, which produces MKFKEGFRQFIKIRKLCTQFKNLTGKNIEDKKIYMPEPEYNIKFLCNPSNRDYIINNVRKRKGIGDIDKVLELYKQTEKREMFLNELSKIPNDTDSVVFKYGDTPHRLKLCGSKPEFNFEPKEFSYLAKKLKLMRTQGLGALMGSRCYIFQGELAELENALIHYTVKKLIKHGFQLVSVPDIIPSEIIKRCGLLTDGPRSLVYNLSRNYGDDYSLSGTAEMSLAAKLINSKFSYKDLPLKMAAISRCYRAEISSIMNEKGIYRVHQFTKVEMFVCSEQNKSSEIFQYLQDIQEDLFSSLGLHFQILDMPAHELGAPAYRKVDMEGWMPGRKLFGELSSCSNCTDYQSRRLNIKYQSHNGEFIHVHTLNGTACAIPRMIIALCETYQTEHGRIKIPEPLIPFMNGKTLIRKQPIASTSIYK; this is translated from the exons ATGAAATTTAAAGAAGGATTTCGACAATTTATAAAGATCAGGAAACTTTGTACGCAG ttTAAAAACTTAACAGGAAAGAACAttgaagacaaaaaaatatatatgccaGAAccagaatataatataaaatttttatgcaATCCTTCAAATCGTgattacattataaataatgtgaGAAAGCGGAAGGGAATTGGTGATATAGACAAAGTTCTTGAACTATataaacaaacagaaaaacgtgaaatgtttttaaatgaattaagCAAGATACCAAATGATACAGATTCAGTTGTATTTAAATATGGAGATACACCACACAGATTAAAACTATGTGGGTCTAAGCCTGAATTTAATTTTGAGccaaaagaattttcttatttagcTAAAAAGTTAAAACTTATGAGGACACAAGGATTGGGAGCTTTAATGGGAAGCCgatgttatatatttcaagGTGAATTGGCTGAATTAGAAAATGCTCTTATTCATTACACagtaaaaaagttaattaaacATGGATTTCAACTTGTGTCTGTACCGGACATTATACCATCTGAAATCATAAAAAGATGTGGCTTGCTAACAGATGGCCCAAGATCACTTGTATATAATTTGAGCAGAAATTATGGAGATGATTATAGCTTGTCAGGAACAGCTGAAATGTCATTAGCTGCAAAGTTGATTAAttctaaattttcttataaagatTTACCATTAAAAATGGCAGCTATTAGTAGATGTTATAGAGCAGAAATATCAAgcattatgaatgaaaaaggaatatacAG GGTTCATCAATTTACCAAAGTTGAAATGTTTGTTTGCTCTGAACAAAATAAATCTTCAGAAATATTTCAGTATTTACAAGATATACAGGAAgatttattctcttctctggGATTACATTTTCAAATACTTGATATGCCAGCTCATGAATTGGGTGCTCCTGCTTATAG GAAAGTAGATATGGAAGGTTGGATGCCTGGAAGGAAACTATTTGGTGAATTGTCAAGCTGCAGTAATTGTACAGATTATCAGTCTCgcagattaaatataaaatatcaatcacATAATGGCGAATTTATTCATGTTCATACATTAAATGGTACAGCGTGTGCAATACCTCGTATGATAATTGCATTATGTGAAACTTATCAAACCGAACATGGGCGTATTAAAATTCCAGAACCATTGATACCATTTATGAACGGTAAAACATTAATACGAAAACAACCAATTGCATCAACcagcatatataaataa